The stretch of DNA AACATCTGAATCTCAGTAACAACCTGATTTCTGAACTCTCCATAACTGCTTTTAGAAATTTACCCGCTTTAGAAACTCTAAACCTCAACGGTAATTCCATCAACACCCTCACGCTAGACATACCTACAGCTGCACATGCATCTGAAACGTATGGAAAAGTCCATCACTTCCTGCCTGCTTTGAAAGTATTGTCGGCTGAAAGAAATTATCTCGATGCAGTTCCAAGAGGTAAGCATCTCAAAATCTTTAAGGATCTCACTCCAAGGAGTAAGGTGGTTGTGGATATGATATGGTATGTGTTACTTAAGTTAGAATATGACTGTCTCATTTAGTTATGTTTAAGGTGAGGCCAAATTTCACCTGCATGCAAATACAGTCTTAGCAATCATAACACTTAATGTCAGTCAGGTATAAGCAAAATCTCTCCTCCGAGAAGCACAGGAataattttccttgtttgtATAGAACAGGAAATAAGGATCTTTGGAAAAACACCCGCCTTCATAAGTCAGTCATAAACCTTAGCATCTATCCTTTTCAGATAAGGAATTTCATACTACTCTTCAGAAGAAAGTCAATAGTCTTCAAAATGAAACTTGCTCCAATTTCGGTATTtcataaatacaggaaaatgcTTTGTTCAGTCAAAGCAATTTTGCTACTGCCCAACCAAAGTGACACCTTCTATTAATAAGAGATGGATTTAAGGCTTTGCGGCTTTGCTAACCTTTTAGGAAGTGTTTCTTAGTAACTGAAGCATGCCAGGCATCACAGCCTTTATGATGGTCTGTATcttcataaacagaaaatccaTTGTCCAAAAAGTGTTTATCCAAAAAGTGTTTAAATGAAGTGAAAGCTGCAGTACAAGCAATGCTATCCTACACACTGTTTGCTCTATTTAGTCAGTCCCTGATACTATCAGATTAATTAGCTTTAGACTTTGAAAAcaccaggagaaaacaaaacaaccacaccTATCAAACAAACTGGAAGGGAGTAATTTTGCAATTACACAGGGTCCTGCAAGTTCTGTCATTCTTCGTCTTTTTTGACACTAAGTAATTCTCTGCCATGCAGGAaactttcagttcattttttgcAGTTATCTGTAAGGTTCCcacatggaaaatataaaaactttgTATTGTAAAATACACTGATGCAGATTTGATTGTTCTGACAGCTAAATATAACTCCTTTTCATAGATCAACCTTTTTCTCTAAGagtcaaaatttaatttttagatcTTAAAAGTCAAATTGCTGTGCATCGTACCACCACACTTCAAGTAGTACTTAAATCCCACACTCAGTTAAATGCATGTTCAgagcttcattttccttctctaaaatACTTCAGCAGTATTCTGGTTTTAAAGCTCTTGTACTGGAGACTGCGAGAAAACACAAACCTAAAGCAGAGGGTTTGGGCCATAAAGAAACCTTTCTCACAGCTGACGCTCCAGATTATCAGGCTGCTACCTACCGGTGCTGTATCACTGTGTACTTCTGGCATAACTTTAGCTTCAGAGCTGCACCTGAACTACCATTCTTCATCCAGGTACAAGGAGTAATTGATGGAACTGCCAGCACTTCTGAACGCCTTTCCTATCAGCTACCTCCAGCTTTACAGCAGGAATGAATCactctctctgcttttcacaACAAACCCGGAGATCAATTACTCAGCAAGCAGAACAGCAAACAGGCATTACAGATTTCCTATAAACCGCATGGCACCAAGGGCAACATTTTTAAGAAGTAGCGGCTTCTCAGCAATGCTCTATGACCAGAAACCACTTGAGAGCGACATGTAGGTGTTACAAAGCTCTGGTGACGCTGAGCATTCAGGTGCCTGCCTTCCCATTGGAACTTGCAGGCTAGAGCTTTAGGGGCTCCCTGCAGTGtgtaaaaaaaacaagggaTCTCTAGCATTCAGAACTAGTTATGCAAGACAGATGCTGTCGTAACTAGGATATGCTGTAAAACATACTGACATGCTGAATTCACAGGCAGACAGGCACAAGCAACAAcgtgcttttgttttcagtcagcCATATGTCCTATGAATATGGTTCAAGTAATTCCCCATATGAGAAACGTGCATGAATGTGCAGCCGGCAGTGAATAGGAGAAATCATATCACCTTCTGtatttccatcttttatttGCAGTTAACATACTTGTATTTTATAAACTGTGTATATTCCACCTTTTCACGCACCTCCTTCCACACCTCTAAGTCTCCAGAGTAGCGTGCTCAGAGTACAGAGATCAGTCAAAATGATTTTCACAGCATGAAGGAATGTTACTGCTTTTATGGACAcgtgaattaaaaaaaaaaaaagctctgattGTGTATACATTAAAATGCCTGCTGTTGACGCTATACAACTTTTAGGATGGGATACCTGTTCAACAGAAAAGGCATGATAAATCAAAGCCTGCAGCCACTACTTGCAGTAGACAGTAACAGAATGAACTTCCTtgcaaagaatttttaaaagctacttgGCACACCCAGGAACACAAgaatacaaaatgtaaaataattttgctcttCCTAGGGCTAGGACTGCTGCAATCCTTACAGTCTGTCCGTCTGTCGTTCAATGGCATACTACGGATTGACCTGCATGACTTTCAGAACTGTTCACAGCTGAAAACCATCTACCTACAAAACAACAAGATAACTACAATTCATCCAGATGCCTTCCAGGGTCTCAACTACTTACAGGTTGCAACATTACAACTGTTTCTATGTTTTCTGCTAATCACCATTAAAGATTGTTAATAATCAACTATTCAGTGACAATTATATTGGTCTGATTATGATAAGAGTATAAAATTATGAATGAACGCAAATagtttaaataacatttacatGTAAATAGTTGTTTGTATATTCAGGAACACACACTtgtaaatatacaaaatataaccACAAAATTACCCACTTAACTATGCCACAAACCCATCTGTAACTGGCATAAACATAcacctccttttcttccctcattCCTTCCGTGTGCGTGCGCACCCAtccacacacacccacacacacccTTTCCACTctcaaagaaacacaaagccCTAAAATGCTGTCATGGGCCCTTATCAACTTTGGCACAGCCAAGCTGAGAAAGAACTACATGTGAGTTTCAGAGGAAATAAGGCTGAAGAGGCTATTTCCAAGGAGGCTAGAGAGTCATGAAAAAACACAGGACATCTTCACAACTGAAAAATCCCGTGAGGAGGCTGCTCTCCTGCACCCAGGGACATCACGCAGGAGGCACCCCACGGTGCAAGCCCTGCAGATTCCCAGTCACACAGACGTAGTGTGCAATGAAGGGACTACTAAACATACCAcactcctttctttttgtttaaatcaaaaAGCTTAGTGCAATATTATTGAAACGTTAATCAGATGTATTGTTcctatttctttcaaatgcttgtttattgaaataaatgctaTTGTTCCTATTGCAATTCAGACTCCATTCTAAGGCttatcaaattaattttgaatgaattaTTTCCACACAGGTCGTGGATCTCCGTGAAAATGCTTTGACAACCGTCCTACCACAGATAATAATCCACTTGAACATCTTTCAACTTGAAGTGGATTTGTCAAGTAATTCCTGGATATTTAACTGCAGACTGAATGCTTTCaaacatttaattccttttctttctgactcCATGAGGAGAAAATTGAATACTTCACACAGTAAATCTGCCAACAACTCACAGAAACCTGTACTGTACCTTTCCAGTTTCCATTTGAACTGCAGTGAGGGCATTTCGTTCAAGACGGCTGCAATCCCAGCAGGGCAGACGTCAGTGCTATGCTGTGACACAGACAACACAGGGGGTACGTAAAACAGGGACTCTGTCCATTATGTGCTGCTGACATCCAAATGCATGCAGAATGATCAAAGAAATCTGGTTTGAAAAGTGGATTTCTAAGGatgctattttaaaactaattgaACAAGAATTTAACGTGCCAGTTAATTAAGTAGAAAGTATTACAGCAGAATATTTGTAAGTTCTAGTTCCCAAAGAAGTCTTCATCTCCTTTGTAACACTGAACTACTAAGTGACACTAACGTCCGATCGTACACAAATTTCAGTATGTAGTATATAAACGTGTACTTTGCTTACTGAATGCAACAAAGGACAGAACAGGCTTTCCTCTTACTGTGATTAATAGCTGTGGGGCAGTAATTCTGGGTGAACGTAGAAAAATGAGATGGATATAATATTGTTTCTAGTATTCAGTCACTGCAGAATGAAAGTGTATTTGCATGTGAGAGGGTAGAGCCAGCAGCAGTTTCTAGCGGGACCAAGACCATACATCATTTCAGTGACTTCCTCCCTCACCCACACCAGTTTTCTTGGAAAGTCTGCTATTAAGACACCACGTGTGCTGTAttataaatgtaaagaaaaaatgccGATGGTTTGACAGACACTTGGCACAATGTCAAGTAACtatggataaaaagaaaattgacttttataaaaataacattaaaattatcaCAGATAGGTCAGAGTACCACTTTATACAAATAACCTGCCCCTGCAGGCCAAGTATCCTCTACTTTTAAAAAcgttttcatttgtgttttcttttatttcaggcaATGGAGTCTCTTGGTGGACACCTAAAGGCAGGATTTCAGAGGAAAGTAGTCTTCCTCACATGACACTGGATAAAAGGAGCAGTTTAGTAATACACAATGCCGAAAAAACTGCTGAAGgattatatatgtgtatttttaatacaacaaagaagaaataccTCATCTACAATGTACAGGTGAAAGAACGGGTTTCAACGTCTTTGGTTAGAAAAACCCGGGACACTAACCCTGTTTTTAgacaagaaagaacaaagcaagaCTTTACCCTGGCCATCTGCCTCTCCGTGTTCATTAcgtttttttgtgctttttgccTGGGTGTTTTTGCTAGACCCTACCTTGTGCGCCTGTGGATGTGCATGCGCAGAAACAAAAGTACAGGTTCAGAACATACTTATTCCAATGAAGCTTTTTCAGATGAAACCCTGAGCAGAGAGCGCTATGCACGCAAACCCCCAAACAGGCAGCAAAACCCGTCTGCTATTTATGAGAATTCTTCAAAACGCGCACGCACTGTTCCTACAGACACTGATCATTTGTATGCGTATATTATTGACAGCATGCTGCACACACCGAATGCTGAAGAGTacccaaaccaaaacagtaAGAAGATTAACATGAAGAAAGACCCAGTGTTTTCAGACATCAAAGCTAATTCCAGCAATTCCAAATACATAAACTTCGGACAACCTTCTGCAAGGACAGATAACAAAAACGACAAGGAAATAACACCAAGGAACTTAATAAGCAATGACACTTCATTATGGGAACACTCACAGCATGCAAATTATGAAGGTTTAGAGAAGAGCAGGCTCCCTCCCATACCCAGCAGAACGAATGCCGACATTTACTCGATTCACATCGACTCTTCAGATTCAGATTTATCCTACGCAAGAGAAACTGGCATTCCACTTCCCAGAGGACAATCCCACACAAGTGCACAGGATTCTAGGAACAGCAAGGTGAGAAACAACGCTGAGCAGCTGCAGTCTGAAATTACAGAGCCCGCACCAAACTctcctgaaagaaaaggtaTCGTTTCACATAATGAACCCCTAAGCACAGCAAAATTTATGCCCAGAAAGCAAAGATGTGATGAAGAACTTGGTCTAAATGGCAATATAAATATAACCAGTGATGTAGGAGACTTTATTTTATCTAGGAACTGTATGAGAGATACAAAGACTGAGAATTTAAGTGACTACCGAAAAATAGAAAACTCTCCTCATGCACAGTACAACCATACGATAGAAGGTACTAATGAACGAGGTCATTTAGCAGATTTCTTCGGTGACAGTTCCTCAGATGAAGGGACTGCATTCACAATGAGCGATGGGAGCTCCTTAGAAGATTTTGAACTGGAACAACCTGGTGCTAGCAGCAGCCTGCCGGCCCCTCAGCCGTCACTAGAGAAAGCTGCTACAGACAATGGAAGCGTTTATTGCTCAGCACTGCCAGAGCATCCAAACATCGCTGCTGAGCTTCAgcatgctggaaaaaatgaagacaagcACAATGTAAATCTTGAAAACACTACTGATGGGGTCAGATACTATCAACTACTACATCACTACCATGGGTCAGATACTATCAAGCCTGAAGCAGCATCACCTGACACTGATAAACACAGCGATCGTGTAAACATGTCAGATTCAGACTCAATTGGTTCGAGTCaaaaagtttctgaaacatTTGACTATTTTACCAATGAAGAGTCAACAGTACAAAACTCTATTTTAGATTCTCCCCGCAAACATGATACAGACTTTAGTAACACGTTACTTTCATTAAAACCTTTTCCCGTGTATGCAAGAGATACAGAAAATACTCCTGGGGATGTTGACTTGCAGCTGCAGTTTCCCATTGGACCAAAGCATTTCCTCAGATCCAGTCCCACTGAACGGAAAGAGCATGCTCCAGAGGTAACCACAGAAGAGCTCACGGATGGGAGTTCCTCCGAAAGTGATCGTGATGAAGGGGACGTTACATTAAGACAAAACAGCAGTACATCTGAGAACAATTATTTTACTTCTACTCCCGTTGATATTGGTTCGAATGAAACTgttaaaaaagcagcagtactGCGTGCCAGCATAAGCAGCAATGAATCACCTCTTCAATCCCCGATGGAAGACAAAACCGAAAAGCCTTTTAAGTTTATCACTGAGAAAGAAGACTCGTTACCACAGGGTGAGCATGTGAACACAACTAAGACTTGGGaagataaaatgcaaagaagTTTTAATGAAGAAGAAGATGACGAACACATAGAATTACAGGATAGCACCAACTGTAGCTCTCCTGAAGAAATGCAGCCTCGCAGTGTTTTGACAGGTTTGGTGCATATTGAATCTTCTGGGAAAACAGAGCCAGTCTTCAACACAGGAAAGTATTTCCAGTTGGATCCGAGTGAAGAGAATCCGTATTCCTTATCAGTCCCATCCAGTTTCTTTAACAGAAGCCTACAACACAGCTCATTCCCACAGAAGAGTACAGGAGATAGAAACTCCAGAAACACTGATTCCAATGAGGAGGATGGCACTACTTTGACAGGACTGAAGAACAATTATACAACAGCTGTCAGCCTCCCACATTCAAGTGAAAAACTCATTCCAAAACCTCAGACCACACAGGGCCAGTTTTTTGctaagaagaaaagagcatttgATGGATTTGCAGTCATGttgcaaagcagaacagagtGCAGTAGTTCAGACACAGAAGTGTGACAATAAGCTCCTGCAGGGTTTTTGTCATACAACAGGTGCAAAAATGTCTGTGTCTTAGGATGAAGTTCTCTGGCTTTTAATA from Cygnus olor isolate bCygOlo1 chromosome 4, bCygOlo1.pri.v2, whole genome shotgun sequence encodes:
- the LRRC66 gene encoding leucine-rich repeat-containing protein 66, which codes for MDNLHLSVVAVVLYFHIPGSVGTKSQQLLNAHRHSDCWWDGKFSVNCSFTGLSAIPEDISRTAITADLSYNNITTLLCANGRNEDWMLKHLNLSNNLISELSITAFRNLPALETLNLNGNSINTLTLDIPTAAHASETYGKVHHFLPALKVLSAERNYLDAVPRGLGLLQSLQSVRLSFNGILRIDLHDFQNCSQLKTIYLQNNKITTIHPDAFQGLNYLQVVDLRENALTTVLPQIIIHLNIFQLEVDLSSNSWIFNCRLNAFKHLIPFLSDSMRRKLNTSHSKSANNSQKPVLYLSSFHLNCSEGISFKTAAIPAGQTSVLCCDTDNTGGNGVSWWTPKGRISEESSLPHMTLDKRSSLVIHNAEKTAEGLYMCIFNTTKKKYLIYNVQVKERVSTSLVRKTRDTNPVFRQERTKQDFTLAICLSVFITFFCAFCLGVFARPYLVRLWMCMRRNKSTGSEHTYSNEAFSDETLSRERYARKPPNRQQNPSAIYENSSKRARTVPTDTDHLYAYIIDSMLHTPNAEEYPNQNSKKINMKKDPVFSDIKANSSNSKYINFGQPSARTDNKNDKEITPRNLISNDTSLWEHSQHANYEGLEKSRLPPIPSRTNADIYSIHIDSSDSDLSYARETGIPLPRGQSHTSAQDSRNSKVRNNAEQLQSEITEPAPNSPERKGIVSHNEPLSTAKFMPRKQRCDEELGLNGNINITSDVGDFILSRNCMRDTKTENLSDYRKIENSPHAQYNHTIEGTNERGHLADFFGDSSSDEGTAFTMSDGSSLEDFELEQPGASSSLPAPQPSLEKAATDNGSVYCSALPEHPNIAAELQHAGKNEDKHNVNLENTTDGVRYYQLLHHYHGSDTIKPEAASPDTDKHSDRVNMSDSDSIGSSQKVSETFDYFTNEESTVQNSILDSPRKHDTDFSNTLLSLKPFPVYARDTENTPGDVDLQLQFPIGPKHFLRSSPTERKEHAPEVTTEELTDGSSSESDRDEGDVTLRQNSSTSENNYFTSTPVDIGSNETVKKAAVLRASISSNESPLQSPMEDKTEKPFKFITEKEDSLPQGEHVNTTKTWEDKMQRSFNEEEDDEHIELQDSTNCSSPEEMQPRSVLTGLVHIESSGKTEPVFNTGKYFQLDPSEENPYSLSVPSSFFNRSLQHSSFPQKSTGDRNSRNTDSNEEDGTTLTGLKNNYTTAVSLPHSSEKLIPKPQTTQGQFFAKKKRAFDGFAVMLQSRTECSSSDTEV